The Chloroflexota bacterium genome has a segment encoding these proteins:
- a CDS encoding YbaB/EbfC family nucleoid-associated protein, with the protein MNKNLMRQVKEMQAKLAKAQEELASAQVEASAGGGAVTVVISGQQQFLSVKISPEAVDPKDVGLLEDLVLAAINDAMEKSQKLAQERLGGLTAGLKIPGL; encoded by the coding sequence ATGAACAAAAACCTGATGCGCCAAGTCAAGGAGATGCAGGCGAAGTTAGCTAAAGCTCAGGAAGAGCTGGCCAGTGCTCAAGTAGAGGCGAGCGCTGGCGGGGGGGCAGTGACTGTTGTCATTAGCGGGCAACAACAGTTTCTATCAGTCAAGATTTCTCCTGAGGCGGTGGATCCAAAGGATGTTGGTCTTTTGGAAGACCTGGTGCTGGCAGCCATAAATGATGCTATGGAAAAGTCCCAGAAACTGGCTCAGGAACGCCTTGGCGGATTGACGGCAGGTCTCAAGATTCCGGGTCTATAG
- the dnaX gene encoding DNA polymerase III subunit gamma/tau encodes MAMESKVFYRKWRPQTLAEVVGQEHITRMLRNALESGRVAHAYLFCGPRGTGKTSTGRILAKAINCINNGKGEPCNACEMCRAVTQGSALDVIEIDAASNRGIDDIRELRERVKFSPNSARYKVYIIDEVHMLTTDASNALLKTLEEPPAHAIFVLATTEPHKLLPTILSRCQRFDFRRLSHNAVVSKLMHICQGEGISIEPQGLGLIAKGVSGSLRDAENLLQQLVVYYGDKIDVRQVEDMLGVTTDFRIRELIEHIVNGDITAGLATINSVVGDGLDLLQFNRGLVEYLRNMLLAKSGAEASVDLAVEDLAQMKTLTGKVSVEDIVKALKLFGQIDLRSKDYTSLPLELALVECILSREKGIAGAAVERATSREGEKISVQSTTLAPKAEPVEKEVSSTAPQSEVERVISQWSEFVDTLRGVGSGGNLDAFLRSACEPVAVEGDTLVLAFYYPFHKERIEDPKYCSMVERKLSEKFGSPSKVRCILRPKAKQQATEGHLVKAALEMGGRITSVVEGSSLMGGDK; translated from the coding sequence TCATGCCTATCTGTTTTGTGGGCCCAGGGGCACGGGGAAGACCAGTACCGGGCGGATTCTGGCCAAGGCGATCAATTGCATCAATAATGGCAAGGGGGAGCCCTGCAATGCCTGTGAGATGTGCCGAGCCGTCACACAGGGCAGCGCATTGGATGTGATAGAAATCGATGCAGCCAGTAACAGGGGCATCGATGACATTCGGGAGCTTCGGGAGAGGGTCAAATTCAGCCCCAACAGCGCTCGATATAAGGTATATATTATTGATGAGGTCCATATGCTTACCACGGATGCCTCAAATGCTCTGCTGAAGACCCTTGAGGAGCCGCCAGCTCATGCGATCTTTGTCCTGGCTACTACTGAACCGCACAAGCTGTTGCCTACCATTCTCTCACGCTGCCAGAGGTTTGATTTCCGGAGGCTCTCTCACAATGCAGTGGTTTCCAAGTTGATGCATATCTGTCAAGGGGAGGGCATCTCTATAGAGCCACAGGGTCTGGGGCTTATTGCCAAGGGCGTTTCCGGCAGTCTTCGTGATGCTGAGAACTTGCTGCAGCAATTGGTTGTCTATTATGGTGACAAGATTGATGTCCGCCAGGTTGAGGATATGCTGGGTGTTACCACTGATTTCAGAATCAGGGAATTGATCGAACACATTGTGAACGGGGATATTACTGCCGGGCTGGCAACCATAAATAGCGTTGTGGGCGATGGACTTGACCTGCTGCAATTCAATCGGGGGTTAGTCGAGTATCTGAGGAATATGCTTTTGGCCAAGTCCGGGGCGGAAGCCTCAGTCGATCTTGCCGTGGAAGATCTGGCCCAGATGAAGACCTTGACGGGCAAGGTGTCGGTAGAAGATATTGTCAAGGCCCTCAAGCTTTTCGGGCAAATTGACCTTCGTTCTAAAGATTACACCTCGTTGCCTCTGGAGCTGGCGCTGGTGGAGTGCATTTTATCCAGAGAGAAGGGAATAGCCGGTGCCGCAGTAGAAAGGGCTACATCGCGTGAGGGGGAGAAGATTTCAGTTCAGTCGACCACGCTTGCTCCCAAAGCTGAACCAGTCGAGAAAGAAGTCTCTTCTACAGCACCGCAGTCTGAGGTTGAGCGCGTCATAAGTCAGTGGAGTGAATTTGTGGATACGCTGCGAGGCGTAGGTTCCGGCGGTAACCTGGATGCCTTCTTGAGAAGTGCTTGTGAACCGGTGGCTGTTGAGGGCGATACCCTGGTACTGGCTTTCTATTACCCCTTTCACAAAGAGAGGATTGAGGATCCGAAGTATTGCAGTATGGTGGAGAGGAAGCTGAGTGAGAAATTTGGCAGTCCCAGTAAGGTACGTTGTATTCTTAGACCAAAGGCTAAGCAGCAAGCCACCGAGGGGCACCTGGTCAAGGCGGCTCTGGAAATGGGTGGCAGGATCACCAGTGTAGTTGAAGGCTCGTCTTTGATGGGAGGAGACAAATGA